In Erythrolamprus reginae isolate rEryReg1 chromosome 10, rEryReg1.hap1, whole genome shotgun sequence, one DNA window encodes the following:
- the CFAP161 gene encoding cilia- and flagella-associated protein 161 isoform X2 yields MINARTSRSGRIYSPGVLLGNWFEDGCLEEEQLSLSKDGFIHFGDTVLFLNLDVVRLPEEKALIMGGNLSLAVNPDTSTLYTGTNLRAPCDLSAIEHVKPVGRNVFRILSLEGEAMGEPVRFGQNFGLGATGGFQEKMLFLASDHKSFQNMAKKSSLQSVFMTDELSYLCAWQIIFLDPQLRLEYEGLPIRANTKVVIVHSHTNQALAVPRTFWIRTYFGKECEINCHTYMDSHKAEESKNHWIIVTGNPSDDSTTMFDRPKPPSEETRAQNSEVV; encoded by the exons ATGATCAATGCCCGGACGAGTAGGAGTGGCCGGATATACAGTCCTGGTGTGCTTCTCGGTAACTGGTTTGAAGATGGGTGTTTAGAAGAG GAGCAGCTCTCCCTTTCAAAAGATGGATTTATACATTTTGGAGACACAGTTCTATTTCTGAACCTCGATGTCGTTAGACTCCCAGAGGAAAAAGCTCTTATTATGGGTGGAAATCTCTCTTTGGCTGTGAATCCTGATACATCGACTCTGTACACCGGGACTAATTTGAGAGCTCCATGTGACCTGAGTGCGATCGAACACGTGAAACCCGTTGGGCGGAATGTGTTTCGGATTTTAAG CCTCGAAGGAGAAGCCATGGGGGAACCTGTTAGATTCGGGCAGAATTTTGGCCTAGGAGCAACTGGTGGATTTCAGGAGAAAATG CTGTTTTTGGCCAGCGACCATAAATCATTTCAGAATATGGCCAAGAAATCTTCTCTCCAGTCTGTCTTCATGACGGATGAACTTTCATACCTGTGTGCCTGGCAAATTATCTTCCTGGACCCACAGTTGCGCTTGGAATATGAAGGTTTGCCAATCCGT gCAAATACAAAAGTTGTCATCGTTCATAGCCATACGAATCAGGCACTCGCAGTTCCCAGGACCTTCTGGATAAG GACTTACTTTGGAAAAGAATGCGAAATCAACTGCCACACCTATATGGATTCCCACAAAGCTGAAGAAAGCAAGAACCACTGGATAATAGTCACGGGGAATCCCAGCGATGATTCGACGACAATGTTCGATAGGCCAAAGCCACCGTCAGAGGAGACTAGAGCACAAAACAGCGAAGTGGTATGA
- the CFAP161 gene encoding cilia- and flagella-associated protein 161 isoform X1 yields the protein MINARTSRSGRIYSPGVLLGNWFEDGCLEEETLKDFLYKRENGELLIQKSRRLKDTFYKKEQLSLSKDGFIHFGDTVLFLNLDVVRLPEEKALIMGGNLSLAVNPDTSTLYTGTNLRAPCDLSAIEHVKPVGRNVFRILSLEGEAMGEPVRFGQNFGLGATGGFQEKMLFLASDHKSFQNMAKKSSLQSVFMTDELSYLCAWQIIFLDPQLRLEYEGLPIRANTKVVIVHSHTNQALAVPRTFWIRTYFGKECEINCHTYMDSHKAEESKNHWIIVTGNPSDDSTTMFDRPKPPSEETRAQNSEVV from the exons ATGATCAATGCCCGGACGAGTAGGAGTGGCCGGATATACAGTCCTGGTGTGCTTCTCGGTAACTGGTTTGAAGATGGGTGTTTAGAAGAG GAAACATTGAAAGATTTTTtatataaaagagaaaatggaGAACTGCTAATCCAGAAATCACGAAGACTGAAAGATACTTTTTACAAGAAG GAGCAGCTCTCCCTTTCAAAAGATGGATTTATACATTTTGGAGACACAGTTCTATTTCTGAACCTCGATGTCGTTAGACTCCCAGAGGAAAAAGCTCTTATTATGGGTGGAAATCTCTCTTTGGCTGTGAATCCTGATACATCGACTCTGTACACCGGGACTAATTTGAGAGCTCCATGTGACCTGAGTGCGATCGAACACGTGAAACCCGTTGGGCGGAATGTGTTTCGGATTTTAAG CCTCGAAGGAGAAGCCATGGGGGAACCTGTTAGATTCGGGCAGAATTTTGGCCTAGGAGCAACTGGTGGATTTCAGGAGAAAATG CTGTTTTTGGCCAGCGACCATAAATCATTTCAGAATATGGCCAAGAAATCTTCTCTCCAGTCTGTCTTCATGACGGATGAACTTTCATACCTGTGTGCCTGGCAAATTATCTTCCTGGACCCACAGTTGCGCTTGGAATATGAAGGTTTGCCAATCCGT gCAAATACAAAAGTTGTCATCGTTCATAGCCATACGAATCAGGCACTCGCAGTTCCCAGGACCTTCTGGATAAG GACTTACTTTGGAAAAGAATGCGAAATCAACTGCCACACCTATATGGATTCCCACAAAGCTGAAGAAAGCAAGAACCACTGGATAATAGTCACGGGGAATCCCAGCGATGATTCGACGACAATGTTCGATAGGCCAAAGCCACCGTCAGAGGAGACTAGAGCACAAAACAGCGAAGTGGTATGA